AATTTTGATGGATGTGATGATGCCAGAAATGGATGGTTACGAAACAACGCGCTTAATCCGGCAGAACGAGCCATTTAAATCCCTACCGATCATTGCATTAACCGCAAAGGCAATGCAAGGCGACAGAGAAAAGTGTATTGAAGCAGGTGCATCAGACTACATCACTAAACCTGTAGATATTGAACAGTTGCTTTCACTGTTGCGCGTTTGGTTGTATCGGTGAATCGATAGATCTCAATAAGTTCAACACCTAGAAACCCGGTTTCCTAAAGAAGCTGGGTTTCTTCTCACTTGATATAAGTAGGTCGGTGTAAATAATTAAAGGTATGTCGTAAGCGCTTACTACGAGCTAGTTTCGAAGCTTTACTTTTGTTTACATAGTTTGATTTTTTCTCGCCTACTTACTTACCACTTCTCATTTGACAGATTTATCTGTATTTATCTGTGTCCATGTGTGGTTCAAAAATTCATAAATCGTAATTTTTTGCAAGAAGTCTAATCTTTTACAGCAGAACAGTTTGCCCAAATATTAAATAGGACGTATCCACAGCTAGCCACTTCCAAAAGTCAACCAACCTTAAACACGCCCTAGTGCCCTATTCACAAAGACTCAACCTCTAACTCACTCTACCTCAAGTTGAGCTGCTGTAACTGCATCAAAAGCAAAAGCCAAAACCAGAGGCATTGGACATTTTAATAAGTACGTAGAAATGACGGCTATAAATGTGCCAATGACTGCTGATATCGACCAGAATTTTTCCTCATATGTTAGTCCGTTTTGAGATTTAATCAATCTCAGGGTGTGAGTCGGAATTGGTTCAGGCATAACTGCCCCTGGAGGAAATGCCCAGTAGTTGTTACACCGCTCCTCAAATAAATCTGTCCAGCCATTTTCTTGGCACCATATCTCAATCCATTCATTACGATAATGTTTCATATTGCGGCTGGGAAATCGAATGGGCATAATGTTTAGAACCTGAATATAAACTTGATGATTATTTGTGACAAGTCTACCAATTGGTATAGAACCAAAGATTATTCACTAATTGTCAAGCTTTGTTAAGAACATAAAACATCTGTATATAGAGTTCAATCGATGCTTTCCTTAATTCACAGACTAACAGTATCTACCCTATTCTTGCCTGAAACGAAAATAAACTTTACTTGAAAGTTGGCAAGTCAATAATTCTAAACAAATTATTGAGAAGAACATAGAACTCAGAATCTACCCATGGATAAATCCAGCGGATTCAGTTTAGTATTGGCATTTATCCGTTTGCTCTAAACCCTACTCCCCCGGCGGTCGTAGAGAATCGATGCTAAGTTATAACTGGAGGTAGAATATATCGTGCGCTCCTGAGTTCTGAGTTTTTTCGTAGTAAGTCATTGCTCTAAAAACACATAAGGTATCAACCTTTAGTCATAGGAATATGTAAAGTTAAGTTACAAAGTGAAGTTACATTGCTTTAACGCACCGCATACCTGAAAATTCATTTTTTTAAATAAACTCTTATAAACTGTAGTTGGGATTGTTGAGTTCTGAGTTCTCTCGGTATGAGAAATCTATTTTTTGCTCAACCACGGGAAGAAGTAGAACAGATAAAGCACACTGGTTCAACACTCAGTACTTCTACGGTCGTCTGGCAGCTAATAAAAGAGTATCAACAGGTAGAAGCTGCGTTGCAAGTACAACATCCCAGGAGACAGTATGTCTAATCCCGACTTTCAGAATAATCCACCACTGATTCTTGTTGTAGATGATGAAAAGACGTTTCGCTTGGTGGTACAACGGGCTATGGAGAAGGAAGGATATCGGGTTGCGGAGGCGTACGACGGAAAACACTGCTTGGAGATTTGTCAGCAGCAACCGCCAGATATAGTTTTATTAGATGCCATGATGCCAGCGATGGATGGCTTTGCTTGTTGCGCTAAGATGCGAGCGACTTTGGGTGATGATTGTCCTCCGGTTTTGATGATTACTTCTCTTAATGACAAGGAGTCAATTCAACGAGCTTTTGAGATAGGCGCAACAGATTACATTACAAAACCAATTGATTGGGAAGTCTTGCGTCAGCGGATCCATCGCTTGCTGGCATATAAGGGGGCACAAAAAGAACTTCAACACAAAATTCAACGGGAGTGCCAACTTACAGTGCAA
The sequence above is a segment of the Mastigocladopsis repens PCC 10914 genome. Coding sequences within it:
- a CDS encoding slr1957 family protein, which produces MKHYRNEWIEIWCQENGWTDLFEERCNNYWAFPPGAVMPEPIPTHTLRLIKSQNGLTYEEKFWSISAVIGTFIAVISTYLLKCPMPLVLAFAFDAVTAAQLEVE